The DNA window CTGGTCTTGGAATCGTCCCGGGAAGCCGGGGTGGTACTTCAGCGTCTTGAACTGCGCTTCCGAGAACGGATTGTCGTCCGAGACGCGCGGCCGGGAGAGCGATCGCGTGATGCCGAGATCGGCGAGGAGCTGTGCCGTGCATTTTGCGGTCATAGGCGACCCACGATCCGAATGAAGCGTCAGGGTCTTGGGCGACACGTCGAACTTCCTTGATGTTTCTTCGATAAGGTTGCTGGCGAGCGAGGCATTCTCCCGATCCGCGACCATCCACCCCACCGCATAACGGCTGTAGAGGTCGAGAAGAACATAGAGGTAGTAGTAGGTCCACTTTCTTGGCCCGAGGAGCTTGGTGATGTCCCAGGACCAGACCTGATTCGGCGCAGTCGCGATGAGCTCCGGCTTCGCGTAGACGGGGTGACACCGCTGATTGCGGCGTTCCCGGCTTTCTGCGCGTTCCGCAAGGAGGCGGTACATCGTGCGTTCCGAGCAGAGGTAG is part of the bacterium genome and encodes:
- a CDS encoding transposase family protein, which translates into the protein MREVLYEPRFVDRSPGEVVATLLDEGRYLCSERTMYRLLAERAESRERRNQRCHPVYAKPELIATAPNQVWSWDITKLLGPRKWTYYYLYVLLDLYSRYAVGWMVADRENASLASNLIEETSRKFDVSPKTLTLHSDRGSPMTAKCTAQLLADLGITRSLSRPRVSDDNPFSEAQFKTLKYHPGFPGRFQDQ